The following are encoded in a window of Brevibacillus ruminantium genomic DNA:
- a CDS encoding trans-sulfuration enzyme family protein encodes MDTKKWRMDTSLIHTGQEPCQKTGAVVSAVVPAVAYAFTDAEAAAAVVAGEKEGIYYGRYGNPTIAALEAKIAVLENGEAALGVSSGMAAISGALLAFLKQGDHVICTRDVYGGSYKFLTSLAPRYGIAVDFADCTDLAAVEQAIRPDTRVLYLETPSNPCLTILDIERLSELAHAHGLTVIVDNTFMTPYLQKPLELGADVVVHSATKYLNGHGDVIAGFIVGKREAIQFMRKHIMGDLGQNLNAWDAFLILRGLKTLGLRMRQHCQSAEQIARYLEAHPAIERIYYPGLSSHPQHELAKRQMSGMGGIVSFEVKGGAQAAKSFINALRLAMISFSLGDPETLVQHPASMTHFSIPPEEREAFQITEGLIRLSTGLEDVSDIIEDLEQALRPLVSTVKAGS; translated from the coding sequence ATGGATACAAAAAAATGGAGGATGGATACCTCTTTAATTCACACCGGCCAAGAGCCTTGCCAGAAAACAGGAGCAGTAGTTTCGGCTGTTGTCCCTGCCGTGGCTTACGCTTTTACGGATGCCGAGGCTGCTGCTGCCGTGGTAGCAGGAGAAAAAGAAGGGATCTACTACGGACGTTACGGCAACCCGACTATAGCCGCTTTGGAAGCAAAAATCGCGGTGCTGGAGAACGGAGAAGCCGCATTGGGAGTCAGCAGCGGCATGGCGGCCATTTCGGGTGCCCTGCTCGCTTTTTTGAAGCAGGGTGACCATGTCATCTGTACCCGGGATGTGTATGGAGGAAGCTATAAATTTTTGACCTCGCTGGCACCTCGTTACGGGATCGCCGTCGACTTTGCAGACTGTACCGATCTGGCTGCGGTAGAGCAGGCCATCCGACCGGATACCCGGGTGCTTTATCTGGAAACACCTTCGAATCCTTGTCTGACGATCCTGGATATCGAGAGGCTCTCCGAACTGGCTCACGCTCACGGTCTTACGGTGATCGTGGACAATACCTTTATGACGCCCTATCTGCAGAAGCCGCTGGAGCTGGGGGCGGATGTCGTCGTACACAGCGCGACCAAATATCTGAACGGCCACGGTGATGTGATCGCCGGCTTTATCGTCGGCAAGCGGGAAGCCATCCAGTTTATGCGCAAGCACATCATGGGCGATCTCGGCCAAAATCTCAATGCCTGGGATGCTTTTTTGATTCTGCGCGGACTGAAAACACTGGGGCTGCGGATGCGTCAGCACTGTCAAAGCGCGGAGCAGATTGCCCGCTATCTGGAGGCGCATCCCGCGATCGAGCGTATCTATTATCCGGGGCTGTCCTCCCATCCGCAGCATGAGCTGGCCAAGCGTCAGATGTCTGGAATGGGCGGGATTGTCTCCTTTGAAGTGAAGGGCGGCGCGCAGGCAGCCAAATCTTTCATTAACGCCCTGCGTCTGGCTATGATATCGTTTAGTTTAGGAGACCCAGAGACGCTGGTGCAGCATCCAGCCTCCATGACGCATTTTTCCATACCGCCGGAGGAGCGGGAAGCCTTTCAGATTACCGAGGGACTGATTCGCCTCTCGACCGGCCTGGAGGATGTGTCGGACATTATCGAGGATTTGGAGCAGGCGCTGCGCCCTCTGGTCAGCACGGTAAAAGCCGGCAGCTAG
- a CDS encoding GMC family oxidoreductase yields the protein MAKKLPKVDVVIVGVGWGGGIIAQELTKQGLTVVGLERGKERKTEDYFMVHDELRYALRYELMQDLSKETITFRSNTRIRALPMRQYGSFLIGTGLGGAGVHWNGQTFRFLPYDFQIRSKTIERYGEKKIPDNMTIQDWGITYDEMEPYYDRFEKLTGISGEENPLGGKRSSPYPTPPMKQTPAMKMFADAATKLKLHPYMMPSANLSQQYTNEDGVSRAACQYCGYCERFGCEYGAKADPVVTVIPVAKKSGKFEIRTHSHVRRILHTGNKATGVLYTDVTTGEEIEQPADIVVLTSYVFNNARLLLLSKLGRPYDPATGKGVIGKNYAYQVIRGGATGFFEEKEFNLYAGAGSLGMTLDDYNGDNFDHSDLKFIHGASISFSQTGQRPVANNPVPKGTPNWGKDFKAASIKYFNRALGVGAQGSSMPFRQHFLDLDPTYRDAFGDPLIRITFDFEEQDRQLAAFTADKCGEILKEMGATQIDVRRELGPYDITPYQSTHNTGGVIMGASPDISAVNNYLQMWDVENLFVIGASAFPHNSGYNPTDTVGALAYRAAEGIAKYAKGSGGLLV from the coding sequence ATGGCAAAAAAACTGCCGAAAGTTGACGTTGTGATTGTCGGTGTAGGATGGGGCGGGGGCATTATCGCCCAGGAATTGACGAAGCAGGGCCTGACCGTTGTCGGTTTGGAACGGGGAAAGGAAAGAAAGACGGAAGACTATTTTATGGTGCACGATGAGCTTCGCTACGCCCTGCGCTATGAATTGATGCAGGATTTGTCAAAGGAAACCATCACCTTTCGCAGCAATACGCGAATCAGGGCGTTGCCGATGCGGCAGTACGGCTCCTTTTTAATCGGGACCGGGCTTGGCGGAGCGGGTGTTCACTGGAATGGACAGACCTTCCGCTTTTTGCCGTATGATTTTCAGATTCGCAGCAAGACGATAGAGCGGTACGGGGAGAAAAAAATTCCGGATAACATGACCATCCAGGATTGGGGCATCACCTATGATGAAATGGAGCCGTACTATGACCGGTTTGAAAAACTGACAGGCATTTCCGGTGAAGAAAATCCACTGGGCGGCAAACGATCCAGCCCCTATCCCACACCGCCGATGAAGCAGACGCCGGCCATGAAAATGTTTGCCGATGCAGCCACAAAGCTGAAGCTGCATCCCTACATGATGCCTTCAGCCAACCTCTCGCAGCAGTATACCAATGAAGACGGAGTCTCCCGGGCGGCTTGCCAGTATTGCGGCTATTGTGAGCGCTTTGGTTGTGAGTACGGAGCCAAGGCTGATCCGGTTGTCACGGTGATACCCGTAGCCAAAAAGTCGGGGAAATTCGAGATCAGGACGCACTCACATGTCCGTCGGATTTTGCATACCGGGAACAAAGCGACAGGCGTGCTCTATACGGATGTGACCACAGGCGAAGAAATCGAACAGCCGGCGGATATTGTCGTTTTGACCAGCTATGTATTTAATAACGCGCGTCTTCTTCTTCTCTCCAAGCTGGGACGGCCCTACGACCCGGCAACAGGAAAAGGAGTCATCGGAAAAAACTATGCCTACCAAGTTATCCGCGGTGGAGCGACCGGCTTTTTTGAAGAGAAGGAATTCAATCTGTACGCAGGAGCAGGCTCTCTGGGCATGACGCTGGATGATTACAACGGAGACAATTTTGACCACTCCGACCTGAAGTTCATCCACGGTGCCAGCATCAGCTTTTCCCAAACGGGACAGCGTCCTGTCGCCAACAATCCGGTACCCAAAGGAACACCGAACTGGGGCAAAGATTTCAAGGCGGCTTCGATCAAGTATTTTAACCGTGCTTTGGGAGTAGGTGCCCAAGGGTCCTCTATGCCTTTCCGGCAGCATTTCCTCGATCTGGACCCCACCTATCGGGATGCGTTTGGCGATCCGCTGATTCGCATTACCTTTGACTTCGAGGAGCAAGACCGTCAGCTCGCCGCCTTTACAGCGGACAAGTGCGGTGAGATTCTCAAAGAGATGGGAGCAACGCAGATCGATGTCAGACGAGAGCTGGGTCCCTACGACATCACGCCATATCAATCTACCCACAACACCGGCGGCGTGATCATGGGAGCCTCTCCTGACATCTCCGCGGTGAACAATTACCTCCAGATGTGGGATGTGGAAAACCTGTTTGTTATCGGGGCGTCTGCTTTTCCTCATAACAGCGGCTACAACCCGACAGATACTGTAGGAGCGCTGGCCTATCGGGCGGCAGAGGGAATTGCCAAGTATGCAAAAGGCAGCGGAGGATTGCTGGTCTGA
- a CDS encoding gluconate 2-dehydrogenase subunit 3 family protein — protein sequence MAQTDERQEQPVSRRKFLKNSGLVLGGLVVGGVAGSLLKTKAPPAPQAAPAAPDFNQALMYFTPEQFRVVEAATERIFPEDEHGPGAKTLGAAYFIDHQLAGDWGFNSREYMQGPFYPGEATQGYQGRLKRREIFDIGIQEMNNYSTAKHQKRFYELEPNQQDGVLKAFESDEVKLTTISASGFFKMLRASTLEGVYADPLYGGNKNMDGWRMKNYPGNQMAYTQVIEQDKFVKMDPVSLRDHQHG from the coding sequence ATGGCACAGACAGATGAACGACAAGAGCAACCCGTATCAAGAAGGAAATTCTTGAAAAACTCCGGTTTGGTGTTGGGTGGCCTGGTAGTAGGGGGTGTGGCTGGCAGTTTGCTCAAGACAAAAGCCCCGCCCGCACCGCAGGCAGCTCCTGCTGCACCTGATTTTAACCAGGCACTGATGTATTTTACGCCCGAACAATTCCGGGTTGTCGAAGCAGCTACAGAACGGATTTTTCCGGAAGACGAACACGGACCTGGTGCCAAGACGTTGGGGGCGGCTTACTTTATCGACCACCAACTCGCAGGAGATTGGGGGTTCAACTCTCGTGAATATATGCAGGGGCCGTTTTATCCGGGCGAGGCGACGCAGGGATACCAAGGCAGGCTAAAGCGGCGGGAGATTTTTGATATCGGAATTCAGGAAATGAACAACTACAGTACGGCCAAACATCAAAAGCGATTTTATGAATTGGAGCCAAACCAGCAAGACGGTGTCTTGAAAGCCTTTGAATCCGATGAAGTCAAGCTGACCACGATTTCGGCCAGCGGCTTTTTCAAAATGCTGCGGGCAAGCACGCTGGAGGGTGTCTATGCGGACCCGCTCTACGGAGGCAACAAGAATATGGACGGCTGGAGAATGAAGAACTACCCGGGCAACCAGATGGCCTATACGCAAGTTATCGAGCAAGACAAATTTGTCAAAATGGACCCAGTCAGTCTGCGAGATCATCAGCATGGATAA
- a CDS encoding glutamine--tRNA ligase/YqeY domain fusion protein gives MENKSASSNFIRNIVLEDLKEGRVKEIVTRFPPEPNGYLHIGHAKAICLNFELAKEFNGRANLRFDDTNPLKEDTEYVNAIKEDIQWLGFEWDGLFFASDYFEEMYDRAGLLIKKGLAFVCDLSAEEIRQTRGTLTEPGTNSPYRDRSVEENLDLFQRMRNGEFKDGEKVLRAKIDMSSPNINLRDPVLYRIAHATHHNTGDKWCIYPMYDYAHPLEDAIEGVTHSLCSLEFEDHRPLYDWVVRECEMEKVPRQYEFARLNLTNTVMSKRKLKQLVDENVVDGWDDPRMPTISGLRRRGFTPEAIRTFAREIGVARNNSTVDEKMLEHFIREDLKLKAPRTMAVLRPLKVVITNYPEDQVEMLDAEINPENPEMGMRQIPFSREIYIEQDDFMENPPGKYFRLFPGNEVRLKNAYFIKCTDVIKDEQGNVLEIHCTYDPETKSGSGFTGRKVKGTIHWVDAKHALPAEFRLYEPLILDDQEEGNSFLDNVNPNSLETLQGFVEPNMKETKPQDKYQFFRHGYFNVDPKYTAEDKLVFNRIVSLKSSFELPKQG, from the coding sequence TTGGAAAACAAATCGGCATCATCCAACTTTATCCGCAACATCGTCCTGGAAGACCTGAAAGAAGGCCGAGTCAAGGAAATCGTGACACGCTTTCCTCCAGAGCCTAACGGGTATCTTCACATCGGACATGCGAAAGCGATTTGCCTGAACTTTGAACTGGCAAAAGAATTTAACGGCAGAGCCAACCTGCGCTTTGACGACACCAATCCGCTCAAGGAAGATACGGAATACGTAAACGCGATCAAGGAAGACATACAATGGCTTGGTTTTGAATGGGACGGGCTGTTCTTTGCTTCTGATTACTTCGAAGAGATGTACGATCGCGCTGGACTGCTGATCAAAAAAGGACTGGCTTTCGTATGCGACCTGTCGGCGGAAGAAATTCGCCAGACCAGGGGAACACTGACCGAGCCAGGAACAAACAGTCCGTATCGCGATCGGTCAGTAGAAGAAAATCTGGATTTGTTCCAACGGATGCGCAATGGTGAGTTTAAGGACGGCGAGAAAGTATTGCGCGCCAAGATTGATATGAGCTCTCCGAATATCAACCTGCGTGATCCGGTGCTGTATCGGATTGCCCATGCGACTCACCACAATACAGGTGACAAATGGTGCATCTACCCGATGTACGATTATGCCCACCCGCTGGAGGATGCGATCGAAGGCGTGACGCACTCGCTCTGTTCGCTGGAATTCGAGGATCATCGTCCGCTGTATGATTGGGTCGTGCGCGAATGTGAAATGGAAAAGGTACCGAGACAGTACGAATTTGCCCGGTTGAACCTGACCAATACGGTCATGAGCAAGCGGAAGCTGAAACAACTGGTGGACGAGAATGTCGTGGATGGCTGGGACGATCCCCGCATGCCGACGATCTCCGGCCTTCGCCGCCGCGGATTTACACCGGAAGCGATCCGCACATTTGCCCGGGAAATTGGCGTGGCGCGCAACAACAGCACGGTAGATGAGAAAATGCTGGAGCATTTTATCCGTGAAGACCTGAAGCTGAAAGCTCCGCGGACAATGGCAGTGCTTCGCCCGCTGAAGGTGGTCATCACCAACTACCCGGAAGATCAGGTAGAAATGCTGGACGCAGAGATCAATCCGGAAAATCCGGAGATGGGCATGAGACAAATCCCGTTCTCTCGTGAGATTTACATTGAGCAGGACGACTTTATGGAAAATCCACCCGGCAAATATTTTCGACTGTTCCCGGGAAATGAAGTGCGGCTGAAGAACGCGTACTTCATTAAGTGCACCGATGTGATCAAGGACGAGCAAGGAAATGTGCTAGAGATTCATTGCACGTATGACCCGGAAACGAAGAGCGGCAGCGGATTTACCGGCCGCAAGGTGAAGGGCACGATTCACTGGGTGGACGCAAAGCACGCGCTGCCGGCTGAATTCCGCCTGTATGAACCGCTGATTCTGGATGATCAGGAAGAAGGCAACAGCTTTCTCGACAACGTGAATCCAAATTCTCTGGAGACGCTGCAAGGCTTTGTAGAGCCCAACATGAAAGAGACTAAGCCGCAGGACAAATACCAATTCTTCCGCCATGGGTACTTCAATGTCGATCCGAAGTACACGGCAGAGGATAAGCTGGTGTTTAACCGAATCGTCTCTCTGAAAAGCTCATTTGAACTGCCGAAACAAGGATAA
- a CDS encoding SET domain-containing protein, with protein sequence MMHPDTELRFMNEEIGYGVFATKLIPKGTIVWVLDDLDQVLEPEYVAALDELRKRDVIKYSFRNQHGQYILCWDKARFVNHSFHANCVGTMYDMELAARDILPGEQLTDDYGTLNLDEPFACMPEEGTDRRCVLPDDLLRYYQQWDQMAGEAFAALLHVPQPLLPLIRPVHRERVRAVAENQTLLDSIRHLYFNRSSEPENQARG encoded by the coding sequence ATGATGCATCCGGATACGGAATTGCGCTTTATGAATGAGGAGATCGGGTACGGTGTATTTGCGACCAAGCTGATTCCCAAAGGTACCATCGTCTGGGTACTGGATGATCTGGATCAAGTGCTGGAGCCTGAATATGTAGCGGCACTTGATGAGCTGCGCAAGCGGGATGTGATCAAATATTCTTTCCGCAATCAACACGGACAGTACATCTTGTGTTGGGATAAAGCACGCTTCGTCAATCACAGCTTTCATGCAAATTGCGTAGGTACGATGTATGACATGGAGCTGGCTGCGCGGGATATCCTTCCTGGTGAACAGTTGACCGATGATTACGGCACGCTCAATCTGGATGAACCGTTTGCTTGTATGCCGGAAGAAGGGACGGACCGTCGATGCGTATTGCCAGATGATCTCCTTCGGTATTATCAACAGTGGGATCAGATGGCGGGAGAAGCCTTTGCAGCGCTTCTTCACGTACCACAACCGCTTTTACCCCTGATCAGACCTGTTCATCGTGAGCGAGTGCGTGCCGTAGCGGAAAATCAGACCTTGCTGGATTCGATCAGACATTTGTATTTCAACCGCAGCAGTGAGCCGGAAAACCAAGCTCGGGGATGA
- a CDS encoding methyl-accepting chemotaxis protein encodes MRLFNKLRHKIVLWFLLLAVLPLILNSYLIITDSTNILIEKQKLSTVHLTESTAQAMDQWLDRRLSEVMVLARSSDIQSDDAEAKNQFIRKFTDEIKLFDGNTFISSDGIVRADTFPGSVGISLKDRPFYQQGMEGKTSYSDMLIAKTTGNRSIVVAAPVVNNAGMTLGVLTGLVNVDSFLSTFLHDLDLGEGGYPILVDHNGLIQAHPDPELIGKSIEEASLPEGLGSILKNGAPSAGSSIYSDSGKEYLVTFAAIPQTGYSLFFHLPISTITAEVWGMVKNITLICSIITAIILTAAFFVSRQISRPIAEVSVIAGRISEGDLAVEPLTIKSRDEVGQLSESVNQMVGNLRSIIQQVNSSAEELAASAEELSANAEETSKATEQIASSIQEVAYGAEQQVHSVSESVGTIDAVSKGIQQIASNAEHAADTANSASQIAANGNDVIQTVMHQMQLIHATVNDIASIIKRLGESSQEIGQIVQVITAIAQQTNLLSLNAAIEAARAGEHGRGFAVVADEVRKLAEESAKSAQQIEQLITAIQAESNQAVHSMEKGTREVALGIDVVNEAGKSFVQIRDSVSQVATQIHEVQAYSLQMTKDTEQVVHLVGQISKVAENAADGTQNVSAATEEQLAAVQQVTSSAESLAKVAEDLQDQVRKFILYR; translated from the coding sequence ATGCGACTGTTTAACAAACTGCGCCATAAAATTGTCCTCTGGTTCCTGCTCTTGGCCGTACTGCCTTTGATTCTGAACTCTTATCTGATTATTACCGACAGTACGAACATTTTGATCGAAAAACAAAAGCTATCCACCGTTCACTTGACCGAATCCACCGCACAAGCAATGGATCAGTGGTTGGACAGGCGTCTGTCGGAAGTAATGGTGCTCGCCCGATCCTCAGACATCCAATCGGACGACGCCGAAGCGAAAAACCAGTTTATCCGCAAGTTTACGGATGAAATCAAGCTTTTTGACGGGAATACATTTATTTCTTCTGACGGTATCGTTCGTGCAGACACGTTTCCCGGCAGCGTCGGGATCAGTTTGAAGGATCGTCCGTTCTACCAACAGGGTATGGAAGGAAAGACCAGCTACTCGGACATGCTCATCGCCAAAACGACAGGAAACCGCTCCATTGTGGTGGCGGCACCTGTCGTCAACAATGCGGGGATGACGCTTGGCGTTTTGACTGGTCTCGTCAATGTAGACTCGTTTTTATCGACGTTTTTGCATGATCTGGACCTGGGTGAAGGCGGCTATCCAATTCTCGTGGATCACAATGGTTTGATCCAGGCGCACCCCGATCCTGAACTGATCGGCAAATCCATCGAGGAAGCGTCTCTCCCGGAGGGACTGGGCAGCATCTTGAAAAACGGTGCTCCATCTGCTGGTTCCTCGATCTACTCGGACAGTGGAAAAGAGTATCTCGTCACTTTCGCAGCGATTCCCCAAACCGGTTATAGCCTGTTCTTCCATCTGCCGATATCGACGATAACCGCTGAGGTATGGGGAATGGTCAAAAATATCACCCTGATCTGCTCGATTATCACAGCTATCATTTTGACTGCAGCTTTCTTTGTATCTCGTCAAATTAGTCGACCGATTGCAGAGGTTTCCGTCATCGCAGGGCGGATATCGGAAGGTGACTTGGCTGTAGAACCGTTGACGATCAAAAGCCGGGATGAAGTCGGACAGCTTTCTGAATCGGTCAACCAGATGGTCGGCAACCTGCGGAGCATTATCCAGCAGGTAAACTCCTCGGCAGAAGAACTCGCCGCATCGGCTGAAGAGCTTTCTGCCAATGCCGAAGAGACGAGCAAGGCTACCGAGCAAATTGCTTCGTCCATCCAAGAAGTCGCGTACGGGGCAGAGCAGCAGGTGCACAGTGTTTCCGAAAGCGTCGGCACCATCGATGCTGTCTCCAAGGGTATCCAACAGATCGCGTCCAACGCGGAACACGCTGCCGACACGGCAAATTCCGCATCGCAAATTGCTGCGAACGGGAACGATGTCATCCAAACGGTCATGCATCAAATGCAATTGATCCACGCGACGGTAAATGACATCGCATCCATTATCAAACGTCTGGGAGAGAGCTCACAGGAAATCGGACAGATTGTCCAAGTGATTACGGCGATAGCCCAACAAACCAACCTGCTCTCCCTCAACGCAGCGATTGAGGCTGCAAGAGCAGGGGAACACGGCCGAGGATTTGCCGTGGTCGCCGATGAGGTACGCAAGCTGGCGGAAGAATCCGCAAAGTCCGCACAGCAGATCGAACAGCTGATCACGGCTATTCAGGCGGAGTCCAATCAAGCTGTGCACTCGATGGAAAAGGGAACGCGGGAGGTTGCCCTGGGCATCGATGTGGTCAATGAAGCAGGTAAATCCTTCGTGCAGATCCGTGATTCTGTCTCACAGGTAGCTACCCAGATCCATGAGGTTCAGGCTTACTCCCTGCAAATGACGAAGGACACCGAGCAGGTCGTCCATCTGGTCGGACAAATCTCCAAGGTTGCCGAAAATGCTGCGGATGGCACTCAAAATGTCTCTGCTGCCACCGAGGAGCAACTGGCTGCTGTCCAGCAAGTGACCTCTTCCGCAGAGTCCCTGGCCAAAGTGGCAGAGGATTTGCAGGATCAGGTTCGCAAATTTATCTTGTACCGTTAA
- a CDS encoding nitrilase-related carbon-nitrogen hydrolase: protein MDTEFGKLGLVICYELRFPEVSRQLALEGADFLIVSAGWYGGILKEDHWEVLVRARAIENTTFVCAANQTGNIFSGRSMVADPMGVILASGGEEEGLILAEIDQNRVKRVKDKLPSMVHRRPEFYAKLSNHSSS, encoded by the coding sequence ATCGACACCGAGTTCGGCAAGCTTGGGCTGGTCATTTGCTATGAACTGCGTTTTCCTGAGGTGAGCAGGCAGCTGGCTTTGGAGGGAGCAGATTTCCTGATCGTTTCGGCTGGCTGGTATGGCGGGATATTAAAAGAAGACCACTGGGAAGTGCTTGTGAGGGCCAGGGCGATTGAGAATACTACCTTCGTGTGCGCGGCGAACCAAACCGGCAATATCTTTTCGGGCCGAAGCATGGTGGCTGATCCGATGGGCGTCATCCTGGCAAGCGGAGGCGAGGAGGAAGGGCTGATTTTGGCCGAAATCGATCAGAACCGGGTGAAGCGGGTAAAGGACAAGCTGCCAAGCATGGTTCATCGCAGACCGGAATTTTATGCAAAGCTCAGCAATCACTCTTCATCCTAA
- a CDS encoding GntR family transcriptional regulator — protein sequence MKKREKISQKICREVLQMIKTGQYPSGSKLPTEMELAAPFGVESPTKTALAKCMKDTSQEPNKV from the coding sequence ATGAAAAAGCGGGAGAAAATCTCACAGAAAATTTGTCGAGAAGTGCTGCAGATGATCAAGACAGGTCAATACCCTTCCGGCTCGAAACTGCCTACCGAAATGGAGCTGGCTGCCCCGTTCGGCGTCGAATCGCCAACGAAAACGGCTCTTGCGAAGTGTATGAAAGACACCTCGCAAGAGCCGAATAAAGTTTAA
- a CDS encoding glycerophosphodiester phosphodiesterase, which translates to MNVCMAHRGWSGKAPENTMTAIRLALAEPAIGAIEIDVQLSKDGIPVLFHDFTLERTSNGSGLISAYTYEELRALDAGSWFGERFAGERIPSLEEVLQAVKGRCTLNIELKTAPGMHPGLSESVLALLKRYDMRGEVYVTSFDHEEIRRFRSLDDEVRTGLIVYGNPVMLLEQLHAARATILSMAYPYLTEELASAALEQGVEIIAWTVDDPQAMRQLLKAYPDVQICTNHPERMLAIC; encoded by the coding sequence ATGAACGTGTGTATGGCACACCGCGGCTGGTCGGGAAAAGCTCCGGAAAACACAATGACCGCGATACGCCTGGCGCTGGCAGAACCGGCGATTGGGGCCATCGAGATAGACGTCCAGTTGTCCAAGGATGGCATTCCCGTATTGTTTCATGACTTCACGCTGGAGCGGACCTCAAATGGGAGCGGCCTGATTTCTGCGTACACCTATGAAGAGCTGCGTGCGCTGGATGCTGGCAGTTGGTTTGGAGAAAGGTTTGCCGGAGAGCGGATTCCTTCCCTCGAAGAAGTGCTGCAGGCCGTGAAGGGACGCTGCACGCTAAACATCGAGTTAAAGACGGCACCCGGTATGCATCCGGGACTGTCCGAGAGTGTACTGGCTTTGCTGAAGCGCTATGACATGAGAGGCGAGGTGTACGTGACGTCGTTTGATCACGAGGAAATCCGCCGCTTCCGAAGCTTGGATGACGAGGTGAGGACGGGCTTGATCGTGTATGGAAATCCGGTCATGCTGCTGGAGCAGTTGCATGCTGCCAGGGCGACGATCCTGTCGATGGCCTATCCTTATCTGACAGAGGAGCTGGCAAGCGCTGCGTTGGAGCAAGGTGTAGAGATCATTGCCTGGACAGTGGATGACCCTCAGGCGATGCGTCAGCTTCTCAAAGCGTATCCCGACGTGCAGATATGCACCAACCACCCGGAGCGGATGCTGGCGATTTGCTAG